The nucleotide sequence TCTTGGGTGGTGTTTTGTAGAAAGGTCTTTGTCAGCCCGACACGGAAGATTTGTGATCTTTCAACGTGTCGTCGCGAAGGACGGCAAGGATGCGTTCTTGATAAACACTGTCCCTTGCCATCCGACGCGGGTGAGGCGATTGAAGCGGCGATGTCCCTATCGCACTTCGATGGTGGTCGTCCCCCGAACGACTTGATCGACGATCCATCGTTCTCCGCTGCGTGTCGCGTCGACCTTGGATCCGTCGATGAAAACGCTCGTGGTGTCTTTGCGGCCGGGCAAGTCCAAGTTCGCCGTCATTTCAGATGGCAGCGCCAGCGTCATGCGAAAAACGTCATCGTTCGTCCAGTCGACTTGGACGGGGCCAAGCGGTGTGGGAACTTTGCCGCGGGCGTAAGACAGTCCGCCGGTGCAGGGGCGGATCATGGCGTTTGACCAACCGGGGACGTTCGGCTGAACGCCCAAGACGTAACGCGGCAGCAGGTTCGCGGGAGCCGCGCCCCAAGCATGGTTCCAATCCTGATTGGGTTTGTACTTCATGTCCCAGGCTTCCCAACTGATCGTCGTGCCGCTGTCGATCATGTGTTTCCAGCTTCGGTCGCCGTCGGCGGTCATCAGCTCGATCGCGTGCTGATCGCCACCATTCGCGAACAAGGCGTTCATCAAATATTGCGCGGCATAGACACTGCATTGCATTCCTCGTTGCTGCAGCCATGAAGTGACGCTCTGACGGTTCTCCTCGGGAACGATTCCGAAGGCCAGCGGAAAGAAGTTCGCATGCAGACTGCTATGATCCGTGCCGATACCATCGCGATAGATACCGATCGCCTGATTCAAGGCTTGATCATTCAGCGATGCCGTGGCCATCTGTGCTCTCGCCTGAAAGGCTTGTGCTTCATCTTCCTTGCCAACGGCTTTCGCCATCTCGCTCATCTGTTTCAGCGCTTGGATGTGAAACGCATTGACCACCGTGTTGACGTCGGTGAACACAAAGCCGTCACGTTCGTTCTTAGGCCAATCCACGATGTCGTGCCGATTTTGATCCATTTCGTCGCTGCGAACCAATCCGTCATCACCACAGCGGTGAATCAGGGTTTTGGTTTTCAGTTCTTCGTAGCGATGCTTCAGCCACTGGGTGTCTCCCGAGTGCATCCAGTGGGCGTGGGCCATGAAGACCATGTGGGGCGCCCATTCGGTCGGCCAAGTTCCGTTTTCCATCAACCAGTCGAAGGTGCGAGCCGCCATGGTGACGTCGTCGTCCGTGGTGTAGTGGCTCAACTGATTTAGGTAGGCGTCACCTTCGTAAGGGATCCGTTCGCGATCTCCGTCCACATAGACGCCGGCGAAAGTCGTGGCCTTGATGCTGTATTTGCACAGATCCCAGATGCGATTCAGGATGTCGCTGGAACACTGAAATGAGCTTGCGTCATCGTTCCAAGTCGCCGAATACGCGGCGCGACGGCGGATCAGTTCATAGGGGAAATCTGCGTCCAGACCTTCGATTTCCACCCAGCGGAACGGCATCACCGATCGCCATTGTGGCGGCGTCAGGACGGCGGGTGGATTCGCGTACATCAAACCCGCCTGTTCAATATTGCGATCATCCACCGGGGTCGGCACGATCCAGTTTCCACGTTGCTGTCCGAGACGAATCTGTGTCATTCCGTAACGAACGGTCCCCGGCGGATCTCGATCAATTGAACCGTCCTTCAGTTTTTCGCCAAAGTGCACGTTGGCGGTGCCACGACCGGACGCTGGAACCGGCATCACAATGTTTCCAAAGGCCACTTTTCCGAAATCGATTTGGGTGGTTTTGTCGTCGACACGTCGAATCGTGACGGGTTCTTGCTCGGTCAGCTTGACATGATCCTGACCGGGAATCACAGGCAATGGTTTGATAAACAGGTTGCGAAACCGATAGGTTTGTCCCTTTTCACCATGGTGCTGGATCCCGATGTATCCGCTGGCGTCCGTCGCGTCGCGAAATCGTGCGGTTTCCACTCCATTGACCTCGATCCGGATCAGATCCTTCACACACGTGATGACATATCGATTCCATCCATTGCGATTCAGTGCATCGCGGATGCGTGGCGTCGCAAAAAACTGTTTTGATTCATCGGCATGTTGCAGGAACTGATCGGTGGAACGTCCGGCCGTGCTTGGCCAGACCCAGCCGCGTCGAGATTCATCGTAAAGTCCGCCTGACCAGCGTCGATCGGAACCGTCGCATTCGGCCTGATAGCCGTACACTTTCTTTGCGGCTTCATCGTCCACATGGCAGCGAAACATAACGCCTGAATTGGCGGGGCCTTCGGGCAAGTGAATTTCAACACTGAGCCGAAAGTCAGAATACTTCTTTTCGGTCACCAGGAAGAACTTCTTATCCGCCAGCAAGTGGATTTCACAGTCCACGACCTTGGCTTCACCGTGCGGATAGGGGTTTCTCCAGCCGGTCAGGTCTTGTCCGTTGAACAGCGGGATGTAGCCACGATCAGCCATATCGGCAAACACTTCGGGCCCGGAGGCGTCTGCCGTCGGTTTTGATAGGGATGCAATGTCGACTTCTTGCGCGCCCGCACCAGCAATCGTCATCCACGTGACCATTATCAGTGTCGTGTATCGTAACGTCGTCATTTGATGTCTTTCATGAAAGGGTGCATTGTCGAAGCGGTCAGTTCTGTGTCTGGCACGCACCTATGGCGGCGACCCATTGGTGTGAACGTGATTCCAACGTTGGTGCAAGCCGAAGGAACTCTCAATCAGGCAATTGAAAAAGCGTGATAGACTCGACCGTCATTTCCGCCACATCGGCATAGGGATCGAAATTGGCAAAGGGATCAAACCGAATCATGGAAACTGGACCGTCACCGGGAATCGCGAAGATGTAGTCTTGAACACGATCGGTTTTGGACAGTTTTCGCTTGCTGGATAGATCGCCACGAAAACCTTGGCCGGGACGAGCCCAGAAGAATTGACTGGTCGCACCGTTGTCGGGCATCGCCCGCAATTGAATCACCAGTTTGCCTTCGGCGGGTTTGGCCAGTCGCACCGCCATTTGTGAGTCGTTGCCCGTTGCCGCCACAATCGTTTTTCCGTCCCGCTGGTGCAGTTTCAGATTGCTGCGTTCGGTCCACTGAGCGGTTGATTGGGCATTTGTGAAGTCCCATGACGCGATCTTTCGCGCACCGGCTATTTTGATGTTGTCCGGGTTGACTGAAAAGTCTTTGGGCTCGGACGTGGCCAAGGCTGTGGCGGCAGATGAGACGCTCGGAATCGCCGCAAATTCATAGGTTCCTGAAGGAACTGACAGAACCGCAACGTCTGAATTCTTGTCGATCAGAGAAACATCCGAGCGATCGTCCAACGGCTTGCCGCTTTCGGTGATGCTGTCCGAATCGCTGGTCGGAAGGTAGACCGTCGCGGTCGTGTTGGCGGGGATCCGGACCTTCAGGTGAAATTCGTTATCGGTCAGAGCCCATTCACTACTGATCGGACCACGAATCGAATCATAGGATGCTTTGACCCAATGAATCGGTTCACGCATCGCGTTGCTTCCACGGGACGGAGGACCAGGACGAATGATGATGTGTTTGAATCCGGGGCCGTCAGACTGGATGCCCGCCAAGGATGCAAACATCCATTCACAGACTGCACCGAACGCATAATGCGAGAAGGAATTCATTGCTGCGTTGTGCCGACCAAAAGCATCTTCTTTGGTGTAGCTGTCCCAGCGTTCCCAAATCGTGGTTGCACCATTGACGATCTCATAGCCCCATGACGGGAAATCACGGGACTGCAAAAGGAACGTCGCTAAGTCGTGCTGGCCGGATGCCGACAATACGGGCAACAAGGGACGCGTGCCCAGGAACCCGGTCGACATTCGGTTGCCGTTGTCGGCAAGCATCTTGGCAAGGTGTTGACCGGTCTTTTCGCGAAGGTTTTCCGGAATCAGATCGGCATACAGTGCCAGTGCCTGTGCCGTTTGGGTGTTGACGTTGACGCTGCCGTCATCGTTAAGATACTTCGCTTGGAAAGCGGCCTTCGTGGCCAGATACTGTTTCATGTATCGGTCGTGCTGAGCATCACGACCAATGGCGGTCGTCATCTCGGCCATCATTTTTGATGAAATGGCCAGGTAGATGGTGTCGATGTAGTCCAGCGGTGTCGTTCCGCCCTGCGTCAACCAATCGCCCCAAGCATTTCCGTGGGTGATTCCCAGGTCATCGACGCAGGTGTTCATACGCCACTGCATGAACTTCGTCATCGGGTCCCAGCATTCATGAATGATGCGGGTATCACCGTAAAACTGCCAGATGGTCCAGGGGCAAATGACACCGGCATCGGCCCATGCCGTTCCAAAGTCCCAGCCATGTTGAAATGGAAACGGAGCGTATCCGGGAAAGACGCCACTGGGCCGTTGTGATTCCATCAACTCCCGCAGCCATTTCGTATAGAAAGCACCGATGTCCGCGTTGTACGCCGCGGTTGCCACATAGGCCTGGGCATCCCCAGTCCAGCCCATTCGTTCGTCTCGTTGTGGGCAATCGGTGGGCAGATCCAGGAAATTGGATCTTTGCGTCCACAAGACATTGCTAAACAGCTGGTTCACCATGGGATCGCTGCATTCAAACGAACTGACCATGGGAGTGTCACTGTGCATTACCAACCCAGTCACGGTGTCCTGATCGGGCGTGCCTGGGAAATCGGACAACTCCACATAGCGGAACCCATGAAAAGTGAACCGCGGTTGATAGGTCTCGCCGTTGGGATTGCCGCGGCAGACATAGAAATCGGTCGCTCGAGCCTTTCGCAAGTTTTCGGTCATCAACCGACCGTCGGGATGCAACATCTCGCCGTATCGGATGCGAATCTTCTGTCCGGATGGACCCTGGACCGCCAGTCGAATCGTCCCGGCAAAGTTTTGCCCCAGGTCGATGATGAATGTTCCTGAACCGCGATCAACAATCGCCTGGGATCGGACCTGTTCGGTGATTCGAACTGGCACACCTGGGAACGCTTCCAGTTTCGGACGCTGGAACCCAAGGTCACGGTCTTGTCCAAGGTTTTGCACGCCCTGCCCCGGGCGTGTCGGATTGCGACGTTGATAAAACGTGGCAATCGGATGTCCATTATCTTCGGCCAACACAGCGGGTTGCCATGATCCGTCATCGAAGCCCGG is from Crateriforma conspicua and encodes:
- a CDS encoding family 78 glycoside hydrolase catalytic domain encodes the protein MTTLRYTTLIMVTWMTIAGAGAQEVDIASLSKPTADASGPEVFADMADRGYIPLFNGQDLTGWRNPYPHGEAKVVDCEIHLLADKKFFLVTEKKYSDFRLSVEIHLPEGPANSGVMFRCHVDDEAAKKVYGYQAECDGSDRRWSGGLYDESRRGWVWPSTAGRSTDQFLQHADESKQFFATPRIRDALNRNGWNRYVITCVKDLIRIEVNGVETARFRDATDASGYIGIQHHGEKGQTYRFRNLFIKPLPVIPGQDHVKLTEQEPVTIRRVDDKTTQIDFGKVAFGNIVMPVPASGRGTANVHFGEKLKDGSIDRDPPGTVRYGMTQIRLGQQRGNWIVPTPVDDRNIEQAGLMYANPPAVLTPPQWRSVMPFRWVEIEGLDADFPYELIRRRAAYSATWNDDASSFQCSSDILNRIWDLCKYSIKATTFAGVYVDGDRERIPYEGDAYLNQLSHYTTDDDVTMAARTFDWLMENGTWPTEWAPHMVFMAHAHWMHSGDTQWLKHRYEELKTKTLIHRCGDDGLVRSDEMDQNRHDIVDWPKNERDGFVFTDVNTVVNAFHIQALKQMSEMAKAVGKEDEAQAFQARAQMATASLNDQALNQAIGIYRDGIGTDHSSLHANFFPLAFGIVPEENRQSVTSWLQQRGMQCSVYAAQYLMNALFANGGDQHAIELMTADGDRSWKHMIDSGTTISWEAWDMKYKPNQDWNHAWGAAPANLLPRYVLGVQPNVPGWSNAMIRPCTGGLSYARGKVPTPLGPVQVDWTNDDVFRMTLALPSEMTANLDLPGRKDTTSVFIDGSKVDATRSGERWIVDQVVRGTTTIEVR
- a CDS encoding glycoside hydrolase family 78 protein, which encodes MCAQHCKAAWIVVCSTVWFVAEPPSDVQAIEPTHLRCEYRQDPLGIDQGSPRLSWKVQSHERNQSQSAYRILVASTKQNLVNDNGDLWDSGKVDSNQTLFVTYQGVPLESRQQCYWKVCVWDGDGHSQSWSRTARWSMGLLKESDWTANYISVRDASPVYKDTDRLHLPPAQQYRKEFRAEKRIVRATVYATALGIYELHFNGQRVSDAFFSPGWTDYRQRAYYNTYDVTDMLHAGDNAIGAWLADGWYSGYVGFGLLTGMGTEKTGRATYGKTPSLMAQLEIEYADGSRQVIATDPTWKVTQEGPIREADLLMGEYYDARFETPNWSSPGFDDGSWQPAVLAEDNGHPIATFYQRRNPTRPGQGVQNLGQDRDLGFQRPKLEAFPGVPVRITEQVRSQAIVDRGSGTFIIDLGQNFAGTIRLAVQGPSGQKIRIRYGEMLHPDGRLMTENLRKARATDFYVCRGNPNGETYQPRFTFHGFRYVELSDFPGTPDQDTVTGLVMHSDTPMVSSFECSDPMVNQLFSNVLWTQRSNFLDLPTDCPQRDERMGWTGDAQAYVATAAYNADIGAFYTKWLRELMESQRPSGVFPGYAPFPFQHGWDFGTAWADAGVICPWTIWQFYGDTRIIHECWDPMTKFMQWRMNTCVDDLGITHGNAWGDWLTQGGTTPLDYIDTIYLAISSKMMAEMTTAIGRDAQHDRYMKQYLATKAAFQAKYLNDDGSVNVNTQTAQALALYADLIPENLREKTGQHLAKMLADNGNRMSTGFLGTRPLLPVLSASGQHDLATFLLQSRDFPSWGYEIVNGATTIWERWDSYTKEDAFGRHNAAMNSFSHYAFGAVCEWMFASLAGIQSDGPGFKHIIIRPGPPSRGSNAMREPIHWVKASYDSIRGPISSEWALTDNEFHLKVRIPANTTATVYLPTSDSDSITESGKPLDDRSDVSLIDKNSDVAVLSVPSGTYEFAAIPSVSSAATALATSEPKDFSVNPDNIKIAGARKIASWDFTNAQSTAQWTERSNLKLHQRDGKTIVAATGNDSQMAVRLAKPAEGKLVIQLRAMPDNGATSQFFWARPGQGFRGDLSSKRKLSKTDRVQDYIFAIPGDGPVSMIRFDPFANFDPYADVAEMTVESITLFQLPD